One Pirellulales bacterium genomic window carries:
- a CDS encoding acyl-CoA dehydrogenase family protein, producing the protein MEFGWTSEQKTLFDSIERFARKSLGQELIERDRAAEFDLAGWRECGKFGIQGLPVPEDYGGLGLDAVTTVGALERLGYACADNGLVFSLNAHLWTAAMPLVAFGTEEQKQRYLPGLCSGELIGGNAMSEPDTGSDSYALRTSATRQGDRYVLNGSKIWVTNGPVADLLVVFATVDRAQGARGITAFLVDKHTPGMTVGRKLDKMGLRTSPMAELFFENCEVPEQNRLGREGAGTSLFTHSMSWERGCILASAVGSMQRLLETCVQHARQRKQFGQSIGKFQSVANKVVDMKLRLETARQLLYHGAWLRSLGKSALMEASMAKLYLSESWVQTCLDALQLHGAAGYMTEFQIERELRDALASRIYSGTNEIQRTLIASLLGL; encoded by the coding sequence GTGGAATTCGGCTGGACCAGCGAACAAAAAACGCTGTTCGACTCGATCGAGCGTTTTGCCCGCAAGTCACTCGGGCAGGAGTTGATCGAACGCGATCGGGCCGCGGAATTCGACCTGGCCGGCTGGCGCGAATGCGGCAAGTTCGGCATCCAAGGGCTGCCGGTGCCCGAGGACTACGGCGGACTTGGGCTGGACGCGGTCACGACGGTCGGCGCGCTCGAACGGCTCGGTTATGCCTGCGCCGACAACGGCCTGGTGTTCTCGCTCAACGCCCATCTGTGGACGGCTGCGATGCCGCTCGTGGCCTTCGGCACCGAGGAACAGAAACAACGCTATCTGCCGGGACTCTGCAGCGGCGAACTCATCGGGGGCAACGCGATGAGCGAGCCGGACACCGGCTCCGATTCATACGCGCTACGCACCAGCGCCACCCGGCAAGGCGATCGCTACGTACTCAACGGCAGCAAGATCTGGGTCACCAACGGGCCCGTGGCCGACTTGCTCGTGGTGTTCGCCACGGTCGATCGCGCCCAGGGCGCCCGGGGCATCACGGCGTTCCTGGTCGACAAGCACACTCCGGGTATGACCGTGGGGCGCAAACTCGACAAGATGGGGCTGCGCACGTCGCCCATGGCCGAGCTGTTTTTCGAGAACTGCGAGGTGCCCGAGCAAAACCGCCTGGGCCGGGAGGGCGCCGGCACAAGCTTGTTCACCCACTCGATGTCCTGGGAACGCGGGTGCATTCTGGCCAGCGCCGTGGGTTCGATGCAGCGGTTGCTGGAAACCTGCGTGCAGCACGCCCGGCAGCGCAAGCAGTTCGGTCAATCAATCGGCAAGTTCCAATCGGTCGCCAATAAGGTGGTCGATATGAAGCTGCGGCTCGAAACGGCCCGGCAACTGCTCTACCACGGCGCCTGGCTGCGGAGCCTCGGCAAGAGTGCCTTGATGGAAGCCTCGATGGCAAAGCTCTACCTGAGCGAGTCGTGGGTGCAAACCTGTCTCGACGCTCTGCAATTGCACGGCGCCGCTGGCTACATGACCGAATTTCAGATCGAGCGCGAGCTGCGTGACGCGCTGGCCAGCCGGATCTACTCGGGCACCAACGAAATTCAGCGTACGCTGATTGCCAGCCTGCTCGGCCTGTGA
- a CDS encoding SGNH/GDSL hydrolase family protein: MATSLTQSAAHPFEQAQITHPDERLQRLRALAVATARLLALCMQLALVALVLSVWQIDKRAFRYQFALICAGFVIHHLLPTRMRLPFFGVFSLALIVVLMGINGLYVIGLGALLIGVVHLPFRLWMRVALLVALGIGLGWLRAYGTLPELHAILPILAGLFMFRLLIYVYDLQTGAAKGELWSTLAYFFMAPNACFTLFPIVDYKTFLRTRYNRDAFEIYQKGVDWIVRGVIQLILYRFVYQNLVIDTHHVANARDAAQYILANFLLYLRVSGNFHLIVGLLHLFGFNLSETHHRYLLASSFTDFWRRINIYWKDFIQKLFFYPIYFRLKRRGELFGLLAATALAFFATWCLHSYQFFWLSGHFLVTWQDIAFWTILGVGVVLNVAYEARATRKRKLTKGSRTWRDEFAFALRTIAMFTFICLLWSLWNTPSWHEWTSLLSKFAVMSPIDAVLIFGGLALFGVAAVLWGHSSSERTDAPRQRRNEAADAEFWRSALVTGALSAALFIVGRNPLLFADYPQVANALDRLTRQTLNAQDVAKLERGYYEDLIDQDRNNAELAELYAARPQDWNAATFEYDRPDNKFPNWEYIPRLSHTQGHFRQSNNRHGMRDQEYPLERTPGVLRIAILGDSNTAGHHVSDQHVFEQLVEARLNAEFGTPQRPACELMNFAVPSYGPYARLHCLKNKVLAFKPDVAIFFGVNDQEWVLRDIARCLARELPLPDLFVRQIVEEYQLRSGDGARVVEHQLQGRSQELVGWVYGQTIEQCRAAGIRPIYAFLPRLDDRSWELEQLPELIAAAEATGFTVWDLTRAYHGVRDWNELWVETWDSHPGPRGHELIADRLYEKLRPLVAAPTVSAIP; encoded by the coding sequence ATGGCGACCTCACTCACCCAATCCGCAGCCCACCCTTTCGAACAAGCTCAAATCACCCACCCGGACGAACGCCTCCAGCGGCTGCGGGCGTTGGCCGTGGCCACCGCGCGGCTGCTGGCCCTTTGCATGCAATTGGCGCTTGTGGCCCTGGTGCTTTCGGTGTGGCAGATCGACAAGCGCGCCTTTCGTTACCAGTTCGCATTGATCTGCGCCGGCTTCGTCATTCATCACCTGCTGCCAACGCGGATGCGACTGCCCTTCTTCGGTGTGTTTTCGCTGGCGTTGATCGTCGTGCTGATGGGGATCAACGGGCTGTACGTGATCGGGCTGGGAGCATTGCTGATCGGCGTCGTCCATTTGCCTTTTCGATTGTGGATGCGCGTGGCCCTGCTGGTAGCGCTGGGCATCGGGCTCGGCTGGCTGCGTGCCTACGGCACGTTGCCGGAATTACACGCGATTCTGCCGATTCTCGCCGGGCTGTTCATGTTCCGGCTGCTGATCTACGTCTACGATCTGCAGACCGGCGCGGCCAAAGGCGAGCTCTGGTCCACGCTGGCCTACTTCTTCATGGCCCCCAACGCATGCTTCACGCTGTTCCCCATCGTCGATTACAAGACGTTTCTCCGCACGCGCTACAATCGCGACGCGTTCGAGATCTACCAAAAGGGCGTCGACTGGATCGTGCGCGGCGTGATCCAGTTGATTCTCTACCGCTTCGTGTACCAGAACCTGGTGATCGATACGCACCACGTGGCGAACGCCCGCGACGCGGCACAATATATCCTGGCCAATTTCCTGCTTTACCTGCGGGTTTCGGGCAATTTTCACCTGATCGTGGGCTTGCTGCACCTCTTCGGTTTCAACCTCTCCGAGACGCACCACCGCTACTTGCTCGCCTCGAGCTTCACTGACTTCTGGCGCAGGATCAACATCTACTGGAAGGACTTCATCCAGAAGCTGTTCTTCTACCCGATCTACTTCCGGCTCAAGCGACGGGGCGAGTTGTTCGGCCTGTTGGCGGCCACCGCGTTGGCGTTCTTCGCCACCTGGTGTTTGCACTCGTATCAGTTCTTCTGGCTCAGCGGCCATTTTCTGGTTACCTGGCAGGACATCGCCTTCTGGACGATCCTCGGTGTCGGCGTCGTGCTGAACGTGGCCTACGAGGCCCGCGCGACTCGCAAGCGCAAACTCACCAAGGGCAGCCGCACCTGGCGTGACGAGTTCGCCTTTGCCCTGCGGACGATCGCGATGTTCACGTTCATCTGCCTGCTGTGGTCGCTGTGGAACACGCCGTCTTGGCACGAGTGGACCTCGCTCTTGTCGAAGTTCGCCGTGATGTCGCCGATCGACGCCGTGCTGATCTTCGGGGGGCTCGCCCTGTTTGGCGTCGCCGCCGTGCTGTGGGGTCATTCCTCGAGCGAGCGGACCGATGCCCCGCGGCAGCGCCGTAACGAAGCGGCTGACGCAGAATTCTGGCGATCGGCACTCGTGACGGGCGCCTTGTCCGCGGCGCTGTTCATCGTGGGCCGCAATCCGCTGTTGTTTGCCGACTATCCGCAAGTGGCCAACGCGCTCGACCGGCTCACCCGGCAAACCCTGAATGCGCAAGACGTGGCCAAGCTCGAGCGCGGCTATTACGAGGATTTGATCGATCAGGATCGTAACAACGCCGAACTGGCCGAGCTCTATGCGGCGCGCCCGCAAGACTGGAACGCCGCGACGTTCGAATACGATCGCCCGGACAACAAGTTTCCCAATTGGGAATACATTCCCCGGCTCAGCCACACCCAGGGCCACTTTCGTCAGTCGAACAACCGCCACGGAATGCGGGATCAAGAGTATCCCCTCGAGCGGACGCCAGGGGTGCTGCGCATCGCGATTCTCGGCGATTCGAACACGGCAGGTCACCATGTGAGCGATCAACACGTGTTCGAGCAGCTCGTCGAAGCGCGGCTGAACGCCGAATTCGGCACGCCCCAGCGGCCAGCCTGCGAACTGATGAATTTCGCGGTGCCTAGCTATGGCCCCTACGCACGGCTGCACTGCCTGAAGAACAAGGTGCTCGCGTTCAAGCCCGATGTGGCGATCTTCTTCGGCGTGAACGACCAGGAATGGGTGTTGCGCGACATCGCGCGCTGCCTGGCCCGCGAATTGCCGCTCCCCGACCTTTTCGTGCGGCAGATCGTCGAAGAGTATCAATTGCGGTCCGGCGATGGTGCCCGCGTCGTCGAGCATCAATTGCAAGGCCGTTCCCAGGAACTGGTCGGCTGGGTGTATGGCCAGACGATTGAGCAGTGCCGCGCGGCAGGCATTCGGCCGATCTATGCCTTCCTGCCGCGGCTCGACGACCGTTCCTGGGAGCTCGAACAACTGCCCGAGTTGATTGCCGCGGCCGAAGCAACCGGCTTCACCGTTTGGGACCTGACGCGCGCCTATCACGGCGTTCGCGACTGGAACGAGCTGTGGGTCGAAACCTGGGACTCGCATCCCGGGCCGCGGGGGCATGAACTGATCGCCGACCGGCTCTATGAAAAACTGCGGCCGCTCGTCGCCGCGCCGACCGTTTCTGCAATTCCTTAA
- a CDS encoding amino acid adenylation domain-containing protein, giving the protein MTQATLTPPATARVTALAQFLDASAARRPHHVAVEDPASGGSVTYELLSVLSDRLRDWLRQQGLGRNDRVGIYVTKSIDTVAALFGVLKCGAAYVPADPHAPTSRAAFVFGNCSVKAVVVEARFAEALRSELAQYGAVPPLLVLPGAGDGTSLEAALAEAHTAAPFAAAETVIGEPEDLAYLLYTSGSTGRPKGVILSQRNAVSFVDWCSEALDPHEDDRFSSHAPFHFDLSILDIYVPIKHGATLVLISHETGKEPGKLAPLIAERRISVWYSTPSILTMLARYGSLGAHDFAALRIVHFAGEVFPIKHLRELVAQWPGRRYFNLYGPTETNVCTFYEVPLPIDPERSEPFPIGKTCSHLRSRVVDERGLDVPPGEAGELCMAGASVTRGYWGLEEQTRNAYFTDAAGEKWYRTGDLVTTDAAGDYLYRGRRDRMVKKRGYRVELGEIEACLYQHAGIRQAAVIAVHDEEEGLRVKAFVSLNEGEKASVIALKRFCSERLPLYMVPDLFAFLPDLPTTSTDKVDYQRLKELP; this is encoded by the coding sequence ATGACGCAGGCCACCTTGACGCCGCCGGCGACCGCCCGGGTCACGGCGCTCGCCCAGTTTCTCGACGCCTCGGCCGCCCGCCGGCCGCACCATGTCGCGGTGGAGGATCCTGCCAGCGGCGGGTCCGTGACTTACGAGCTGCTCTCCGTGTTGTCCGACCGGTTGCGCGATTGGCTGCGGCAACAAGGCCTGGGCCGCAACGATCGCGTCGGCATCTACGTGACCAAGTCGATCGACACGGTTGCTGCCCTCTTTGGAGTACTCAAGTGTGGCGCCGCCTATGTGCCGGCCGATCCGCATGCCCCGACGAGCCGGGCCGCGTTTGTGTTCGGCAACTGCAGCGTTAAGGCCGTGGTCGTCGAGGCGCGATTCGCCGAGGCGTTGCGCAGCGAGCTCGCGCAATATGGTGCCGTCCCGCCACTCTTGGTGCTGCCCGGTGCCGGCGATGGTACGTCGCTCGAGGCGGCCCTGGCCGAGGCCCATACGGCCGCGCCCTTCGCAGCGGCCGAAACGGTCATCGGCGAGCCCGAAGACCTGGCCTATCTGCTCTACACCTCGGGCTCGACGGGCCGGCCCAAGGGGGTCATCCTTTCGCAGCGCAATGCCGTGTCGTTCGTCGACTGGTGCAGCGAGGCGCTCGACCCGCACGAGGACGACCGTTTCAGTTCGCACGCGCCATTCCATTTTGACTTGTCGATTCTGGACATCTACGTGCCCATCAAGCACGGGGCTACGCTCGTGCTGATCAGCCACGAAACGGGCAAGGAGCCCGGCAAGCTGGCCCCCTTGATCGCAGAGCGCCGCATCAGCGTGTGGTATTCGACGCCATCGATCCTGACGATGCTGGCCCGTTACGGGTCGCTCGGAGCGCACGACTTCGCGGCCCTGCGGATCGTGCACTTTGCCGGTGAGGTGTTCCCGATCAAGCACCTGCGCGAGCTGGTCGCCCAGTGGCCGGGCCGACGATACTTCAATCTCTACGGCCCCACCGAGACAAACGTCTGCACGTTTTACGAGGTGCCGTTGCCGATCGATCCCGAGCGCAGCGAGCCTTTTCCCATCGGCAAGACCTGCTCGCACCTGCGATCGCGCGTCGTCGACGAACGAGGCCTCGATGTGCCCCCCGGCGAGGCAGGCGAACTGTGCATGGCCGGAGCCAGCGTGACGCGCGGCTACTGGGGACTCGAGGAACAGACCCGCAACGCCTATTTCACCGACGCCGCGGGCGAAAAGTGGTATCGCACCGGCGACCTGGTGACGACCGATGCCGCGGGCGACTATCTCTACCGGGGTCGGCGCGATCGCATGGTGAAGAAACGCGGCTACCGGGTCGAGCTGGGCGAGATCGAGGCGTGTCTCTATCAGCACGCAGGCATCCGCCAGGCGGCGGTGATCGCCGTCCACGACGAGGAAGAAGGCCTCCGGGTCAAGGCCTTCGTCAGCCTGAACGAAGGGGAAAAGGCGTCAGTCATCGCGCTCAAGCGATTCTGCTCCGAACGGCTGCCGCTCTACATGGTGCCCGACTTGTTTGCCTTTCTCCCGGACCTGCCGACGACTTCGACCGACAAGGTCGACTATCAGCGCCTGAAGGAGTTGCCCTAG
- a CDS encoding sugar transferase has protein sequence MTRVTADVNVSPAQPTLAPPSLTTAALKRAFDVAAAGTGLLLVSPVLLAAALAVKLDSPGPVFFRQQRVGRGFRPFRIYKFRSMVVDAPKLGAQITAGRDPRITRVGHWLRKTKVDELPQLINVVAGDMSLVGPRPEVPKYVEMFRQDYADVLLVRPGITDLASVKYRDESEILAAAADPEREYVERVLPDKIRLAREYIPQASLAFDVRLILQTLLRIIR, from the coding sequence CTGACTCGCGTGACCGCGGACGTCAACGTTTCGCCAGCACAACCAACGCTCGCGCCGCCATCGCTGACGACGGCCGCACTTAAGCGCGCCTTCGACGTCGCCGCGGCTGGCACGGGGCTGCTACTGGTGTCGCCGGTGCTCTTGGCTGCTGCGCTGGCGGTCAAGCTCGACTCGCCAGGGCCGGTATTTTTTCGGCAGCAGCGCGTAGGGCGCGGCTTCCGGCCCTTTCGCATTTACAAGTTCCGTTCCATGGTGGTCGATGCGCCCAAGCTCGGCGCGCAGATCACCGCGGGCCGCGATCCCCGAATCACCCGTGTTGGTCATTGGCTGCGCAAGACGAAAGTCGACGAGTTGCCGCAGTTGATCAATGTCGTCGCGGGCGACATGAGTCTCGTGGGGCCGCGTCCGGAGGTGCCCAAGTACGTCGAGATGTTCCGCCAGGATTACGCCGACGTGCTGCTGGTGCGGCCGGGAATTACCGACCTGGCCAGCGTCAAATACCGCGACGAATCGGAGATCCTGGCAGCGGCCGCCGATCCGGAGCGTGAATATGTCGAACGCGTCTTGCCGGACAAGATTCGGTTGGCCCGGGAGTACATTCCGCAGGCCTCGCTGGCGTTCGACGTTCGTTTGATTCTGCAGACTCTGCTGCGAATTATCCGCTAG
- a CDS encoding acyl carrier protein, producing MTLDPTAAVAVKQFILDNFLPGENPDELTADTELITTGILDSVGILKLVTFLEERFNIGIAAHEADVEYLNTIADIVRLVGEKQAG from the coding sequence ATGACCCTCGATCCCACGGCCGCCGTGGCCGTCAAGCAATTCATCTTGGACAACTTTCTCCCCGGAGAAAACCCCGACGAACTGACTGCGGACACCGAATTGATTACGACCGGCATCCTCGACTCGGTGGGCATTCTGAAGCTGGTCACGTTTCTCGAAGAGCGTTTCAACATCGGCATCGCCGCACACGAGGCCGACGTCGAGTACCTGAATACGATCGCCGACATCGTGCGCCTGGTCGGTGAAAAACAAGCTGGTTGA
- a CDS encoding SGNH/GDSL hydrolase family protein produces MRAWLVSLGRLGAALRTAWLVLGVVLIWLLLVEGAARVVLHVKRDRDRAAIAASSGFRGADWAPDYVDELLGDVGISWEPYVYWRSAPLDGRYIHIGPDGLRRTKPAAEDNPQALRVWMFGGSTVWGWGARDDHTIPANLAAALAAQGRPAVVTNFGQIGYVSTQDALALEMELRTGRRPDAVVFLNGYNDLMSAVQESRAGIPQNEANRRRELNAGLTEALKLEALDSATVWLVRGLLRRLGAEQDARSHFDGDGRPKLAELGADVARIYAANIAWVEAARHRAGFEALYYWQPTAFDKRQLVGEEQAAASAWPVLKELLGHVRGQLAANDALRATARFADLTAMFDDVRDAVYLDSCHFSEPGNAVVAERIARDLGARLAAPETPSP; encoded by the coding sequence ATGCGCGCGTGGTTGGTTTCGCTAGGCAGGCTGGGGGCCGCGCTGCGCACGGCCTGGCTGGTGCTCGGCGTGGTGTTGATCTGGCTGCTGCTCGTCGAGGGAGCCGCGCGCGTGGTCCTGCACGTCAAGCGCGACCGCGATCGCGCGGCCATCGCGGCCAGCTCCGGATTTCGCGGAGCCGACTGGGCGCCGGACTACGTGGACGAACTTCTGGGAGACGTGGGCATCTCTTGGGAGCCCTACGTCTACTGGCGGTCGGCGCCACTCGACGGCCGGTACATTCACATCGGTCCCGATGGCCTGCGGCGGACGAAACCAGCCGCCGAGGACAACCCGCAGGCGCTGCGCGTCTGGATGTTTGGCGGCTCGACCGTCTGGGGATGGGGGGCCCGCGACGACCATACGATTCCTGCCAATCTGGCGGCTGCTTTGGCAGCCCAAGGCCGGCCGGCCGTGGTGACCAATTTCGGCCAGATCGGCTACGTCAGCACGCAGGACGCGCTGGCCTTGGAGATGGAGCTGCGCACCGGACGCAGGCCCGACGCGGTCGTGTTCCTTAACGGCTACAACGACCTCATGTCGGCGGTCCAGGAGTCGCGTGCTGGGATTCCGCAGAACGAAGCCAACCGCCGCCGGGAGCTCAACGCCGGGCTGACCGAGGCCCTGAAACTAGAGGCGCTCGATTCGGCCACGGTTTGGCTGGTGCGTGGGTTGCTCCGCCGCCTAGGGGCCGAACAGGACGCGCGCAGCCACTTCGACGGCGACGGCCGGCCCAAGCTTGCCGAACTCGGGGCAGACGTCGCCCGGATATACGCCGCGAACATAGCCTGGGTCGAAGCAGCGCGTCACCGCGCAGGATTCGAGGCGCTGTACTACTGGCAGCCCACCGCGTTCGACAAGCGTCAACTCGTGGGCGAAGAACAGGCCGCGGCCTCGGCGTGGCCGGTGCTCAAGGAACTGCTGGGGCACGTCCGCGGGCAGCTCGCGGCGAACGACGCCTTACGCGCCACTGCGCGATTCGCCGACTTAACGGCCATGTTTGATGACGTGCGGGATGCCGTCTATCTCGACTCTTGCCACTTCTCCGAACCGGGCAACGCGGTCGTCGCCGAGCGGATCGCTCGAGACCTCGGCGCGCGGCTCGCAGCGCCGGAAACACCGTCGCCCTAG
- a CDS encoding carbamoyltransferase gives MAAILGISAFYHDSAAALVVDGRIVAAAQEERFTRKKHDYGFPTHAIEYCLAEAGLKASELDWVGFYDKPLLKFERLLETYLAYAPAGFRSFCKALPLWIREKLFMPRTMSEGLKGEYKKRFVFVEHHESHAASAFFPSPFDEAAILTLDGVGEWATASFGVGRGNRIELTHQLSFPHSLGLLYSAFTYYTGFKVNSGEYKVMGLAPYGTPRFAPLILEHLIDLKLDGSFRMDMSYFNYCQGLTMTSDKFHRLFGGPPREPESRVTQREMDLAASVQAVTEEIMLRAARHVQTTTGCRNLVLAGGVALNCVGNGRILRDGPFENIWIQPAAGDAGGALGVAEFIHYQLLDNPRQASPRDAQQGSLLGPQFTRTQIERFLRKVDAPYTYIEDEDKLCDEVARLLASEKVVGWLSGRMEFGPRALGARSILGDARSEAMQSTMNLKIKFRESFRPFAPAVLQEKVDEYFEMRPFEDSPYMLLVAPVRDGKRLQVNGRADGLEGIEKLKVPRSVVPAVTHVDYSARVQTVDLDRHGRYYKLLRAFEQQTGSPVLINTSFNVRGEPIVCTPEDAYRCFLGSNMDVLVLENFVLKKDDQRPLSEAEAEAYLAQFQLD, from the coding sequence ATGGCGGCGATTCTCGGGATTTCGGCGTTTTATCACGATTCGGCGGCGGCCCTGGTCGTCGACGGGCGGATCGTAGCTGCCGCGCAGGAAGAGCGGTTCACCCGCAAGAAGCACGACTACGGCTTCCCCACGCATGCCATCGAATACTGTCTCGCCGAGGCAGGGCTCAAGGCTTCGGAACTCGACTGGGTTGGGTTTTACGACAAGCCGCTGTTGAAGTTCGAGCGGTTGTTGGAGACCTACCTGGCGTACGCCCCGGCCGGTTTCCGCTCGTTCTGCAAGGCCCTGCCGCTGTGGATTCGCGAGAAACTGTTCATGCCCCGGACGATGTCCGAAGGGCTCAAGGGAGAGTACAAGAAGCGATTCGTATTCGTCGAGCACCACGAGTCACATGCGGCCAGCGCGTTCTTCCCCTCGCCCTTCGACGAGGCCGCCATCCTCACGCTCGACGGCGTGGGCGAATGGGCGACGGCCAGTTTCGGCGTGGGCCGCGGCAATCGCATCGAGCTCACGCATCAACTCAGTTTTCCCCACTCGCTCGGCCTGCTGTACTCGGCCTTCACCTATTACACCGGCTTCAAGGTCAACAGCGGTGAATACAAGGTGATGGGCCTGGCACCCTACGGGACGCCGAGATTCGCGCCGTTGATCCTCGAACACCTGATCGACTTGAAGCTCGACGGGTCGTTCCGGATGGACATGTCGTATTTCAACTACTGTCAGGGACTGACGATGACCTCGGACAAGTTTCATCGCTTGTTCGGCGGTCCCCCGCGCGAGCCGGAATCGCGCGTCACGCAACGCGAAATGGATCTCGCCGCGTCGGTCCAGGCCGTGACCGAAGAAATCATGCTGCGTGCGGCCCGGCACGTGCAGACGACGACCGGCTGCCGGAACCTCGTGCTCGCCGGCGGCGTGGCGCTCAATTGCGTGGGAAACGGCCGCATTCTTCGCGACGGGCCGTTTGAGAACATCTGGATTCAACCGGCCGCGGGCGACGCCGGCGGGGCCCTGGGCGTGGCCGAGTTCATCCACTACCAGCTCCTCGACAACCCACGGCAAGCCTCGCCACGCGATGCCCAACAGGGCTCGCTGCTGGGCCCGCAATTCACGCGCACGCAAATCGAACGCTTCCTCCGCAAGGTCGACGCGCCCTACACGTACATTGAGGACGAAGACAAGCTCTGCGACGAAGTCGCCCGGCTGCTGGCGAGCGAAAAGGTCGTCGGCTGGCTGTCCGGCCGGATGGAGTTCGGTCCCCGTGCGCTCGGCGCCCGCAGCATCCTGGGCGATGCGCGCAGCGAGGCCATGCAGTCGACGATGAACTTGAAGATCAAGTTCCGCGAATCGTTCCGCCCGTTCGCCCCGGCCGTGTTGCAGGAAAAGGTGGACGAATACTTCGAAATGCGGCCGTTCGAGGACAGCCCTTACATGCTGCTCGTGGCCCCGGTGCGCGACGGAAAAAGGCTGCAAGTGAACGGCCGGGCCGACGGTCTCGAAGGTATCGAAAAGCTCAAGGTGCCCCGTAGCGTGGTGCCGGCCGTGACGCACGTCGATTACTCGGCCCGCGTCCAGACGGTCGACCTTGACCGGCACGGACGGTATTACAAGCTGCTCCGCGCGTTCGAACAGCAGACCGGCAGCCCCGTGCTGATCAACACCAGCTTCAACGTGCGAGGCGAGCCGATCGTCTGCACGCCCGAGGACGCCTATCGCTGCTTCCTGGGCAGCAACATGGACGTGCTCGTGCTCGAGAATTTCGTATTGAAGAAGGACGATCAGCGCCCGCTGAGCGAGGCCGAGGCCGAGGCCTACCTGGCCC
- a CDS encoding GNAT family N-acetyltransferase has product MSVTPDSAAPAPAGKIVPMTQDMIPQVVAMHVQAFQGQMSAMMGPRYVRAMVEWFLRFPDGITLVATLDGSTPHGYVMGAPVGYSRQMNRDLFVLALGVAMTRPWIVFNGKIRRTAWSRVKLLAGQKSAGNPEPPLPQPTMSLVGIGVSPAAQRRNLGQLLVGAFEAEAARRQMRSVRLSVFPRNQAARALYAKCGWHPYLEPDRDDVTVFYSKVLQG; this is encoded by the coding sequence ATGAGTGTTACCCCGGATTCCGCCGCCCCGGCCCCAGCCGGCAAAATCGTGCCGATGACCCAGGACATGATTCCGCAGGTCGTCGCCATGCACGTTCAGGCTTTCCAGGGGCAAATGAGCGCCATGATGGGCCCGCGCTATGTGCGCGCCATGGTCGAATGGTTCCTCCGTTTTCCCGACGGAATTACGCTCGTGGCGACGCTCGACGGGAGCACACCGCATGGCTACGTCATGGGGGCGCCGGTCGGCTACAGCCGGCAGATGAATCGCGATTTGTTCGTATTGGCGTTGGGTGTGGCCATGACCCGGCCTTGGATCGTCTTCAACGGCAAGATACGCCGCACGGCCTGGAGCCGCGTGAAGCTGCTGGCCGGCCAGAAATCGGCCGGCAATCCCGAGCCGCCGCTGCCGCAGCCCACGATGTCGCTGGTCGGCATCGGCGTTTCCCCCGCGGCGCAGCGGCGCAACCTGGGCCAGTTGCTGGTCGGCGCCTTCGAAGCCGAAGCGGCCCGCCGCCAGATGCGATCGGTGCGGTTGTCGGTGTTTCCGCGCAATCAAGCTGCGCGCGCGCTGTATGCCAAATGCGGCTGGCATCCGTACCTCGAACCCGATCGCGATGATGTGACCGTGTTCTACTCGAAGGTCTTGCAGGGCTGA